A genomic region of Vitreoscilla filiformis contains the following coding sequences:
- a CDS encoding hemerythrin domain-containing protein, protein MPTLVWSDQLALSHPQMDTTHQEFVELLSAAETAWGESPAAQAECLARYEALVQHTIGHFGQEDRWMQATGFTHDNCHTGQHAQVLAIMQEVVRLAKEHEDFGPLQRVMPELGKWFVNHAQTMDAMLASHLEQVGFDPDTGFVGHPLNAAPISGCGGDHECATDKGQQQPAETASAA, encoded by the coding sequence ATGCCCACCCTCGTCTGGTCTGACCAACTGGCCCTGTCGCATCCGCAGATGGACACCACCCACCAGGAATTCGTCGAGCTGCTCTCTGCCGCCGAAACCGCTTGGGGCGAGTCCCCTGCCGCCCAAGCCGAATGCCTGGCCCGCTACGAAGCCTTGGTGCAGCACACCATCGGCCACTTCGGCCAAGAAGACCGCTGGATGCAAGCCACCGGCTTCACCCACGACAACTGCCACACCGGCCAACATGCCCAAGTGCTCGCCATCATGCAAGAGGTCGTGCGGCTGGCCAAAGAGCATGAAGACTTCGGCCCGTTGCAACGCGTCATGCCCGAGCTGGGCAAGTGGTTCGTCAACCACGCTCAAACCATGGATGCGATGCTGGCTTCGCACCTCGAACAAGTCGGCTTCGATCCGGACACCGGGTTTGTCGGCCACCCGCTCAACGCCGCGCCCATCAGCGGCTGCGGCGGCGACCATGAATGCGCGACCGACAAAGGCCAGCAGCAACCCGCCGAAACCGCGTCCGCCGCCTGA